In Luteitalea sp. TBR-22, one genomic interval encodes:
- the rplV gene encoding 50S ribosomal protein L22, with protein MVQATATSKSVRTSAQKAGLVLDLIRGKDVTGALATLKFSTKGVAKTIHTLLKSAIANAQQAEGFGGDVERLYVSAAYADQGTSFKRVRPAPMGRAFRVVKRTAHLTVQVAERPVRRRAPQAPTKPRARKTAGASTQE; from the coding sequence ATGGTGCAAGCGACAGCGACCTCCAAGAGCGTCCGCACCTCGGCCCAGAAGGCCGGGCTGGTGCTGGACCTGATCCGTGGCAAGGACGTGACCGGCGCGCTGGCGACGCTCAAGTTCTCCACCAAGGGCGTGGCCAAGACCATCCACACCCTGCTCAAGTCGGCCATCGCCAACGCGCAGCAGGCCGAGGGGTTCGGCGGCGACGTCGAGCGGCTCTACGTGTCGGCGGCCTACGCCGACCAGGGCACCTCGTTCAAGCGCGTGCGCCCGGCCCCGATGGGCCGCGCCTTCCGCGTCGTGAAGCGCACGGCGCACCTCACGGTGCAGGTGGCGGAGCGGCCGGTGCGCCGCCGGGCCCCGCAGGCCCCCACCAAGCCGCGCGCGCGCAAGACCGCGGGCGCCAGTACTCAGGAATAG
- the rpsS gene encoding 30S ribosomal protein S19 yields the protein MSRSLKKGPFIDTPLLEKIEAMNAANEKKVVKTWSRRSTVIPEMIGHTLAVHNGKKFVPVYVTENMVGHKLGEFAATRSFKGHPLKAEKAGK from the coding sequence ATGAGCAGATCGCTGAAGAAGGGCCCGTTCATCGACACGCCGCTCCTCGAGAAGATCGAGGCGATGAACGCTGCCAACGAGAAGAAGGTCGTCAAGACCTGGTCGCGGCGCTCGACGGTGATTCCCGAGATGATCGGGCACACCCTCGCGGTGCACAACGGCAAGAAGTTCGTGCCGGTGTACGTCACCGAGAACATGGTCGGCCACAAGCTGGGCGAGTTCGCGGCGACGCGCTCGTTCAAGGGGCATCCCCTCAAGGCCGAGAAGGCCGGGAAGTAG
- the rplB gene encoding 50S ribosomal protein L2, with protein MPVRTYKPTSAGRRFQTVQTFDEITSTEPYKPLTEPLKKSGGRNNQGELTSWWRGGGHKRTYRIIDFRRDKRDIPAKVSTIEYDPNRSARIALVTYADGEKRYILHPVGLKVGDSIVAGATADILPGNALPLKNIPLGTVVHNVELRPGKGGQMARSAGAAVQVVAKEGEYATLRMPSSEVRLVNMECYATVGQVGNVDHENVSIGKAGRSRWLGKRPHVRGVAMNPVDHPLGGGEGKTSGGRHPVTPWGVPTKGYKTRNRKATDAFIVTRRQK; from the coding sequence ATGCCAGTTCGCACGTACAAGCCGACGTCGGCGGGGCGCCGTTTCCAGACGGTGCAGACCTTCGACGAGATCACGTCCACCGAGCCGTACAAGCCGCTCACCGAGCCGCTGAAGAAGTCGGGCGGGCGCAACAACCAGGGTGAGCTCACGTCGTGGTGGCGTGGCGGTGGGCACAAGCGCACCTATCGCATCATCGACTTCCGCCGCGACAAGCGGGACATCCCGGCGAAGGTGTCGACCATCGAGTACGACCCGAACCGGTCGGCGCGCATCGCGCTGGTGACCTACGCCGACGGCGAGAAGCGCTACATCCTGCATCCGGTCGGGTTGAAGGTGGGCGATTCGATCGTGGCGGGCGCCACGGCCGACATCCTGCCGGGCAACGCGCTGCCGCTGAAGAACATCCCGCTGGGCACGGTGGTGCACAACGTGGAGCTCCGCCCCGGCAAGGGCGGCCAGATGGCGCGCAGCGCCGGGGCCGCGGTGCAGGTGGTGGCCAAGGAAGGCGAGTACGCGACGCTCCGGATGCCGTCGAGCGAAGTGCGCCTCGTCAACATGGAGTGCTACGCGACGGTGGGCCAGGTGGGCAACGTCGATCACGAGAACGTGTCGATCGGCAAGGCGGGCCGGAGCCGGTGGCTGGGCAAGCGCCCGCACGTGCGCGGCGTGGCCATGAACCCGGTGGACCACCCGCTCGGCGGCGGCGAGGGCAAGACCTCGGGCGGCCGTCACCCGGTGACGCCGTGGGGCGTGCCGACCAAGGGCTACAAGACGCGCAACCGCAAGGCGACCGACGCGTTCATCGTCACGCGCAGGCAGAAGTAG
- a CDS encoding 50S ribosomal protein L23 → MKLTDVIRRPLVTEKSTLQRELGNVLAFEVHVDATKVEIKNAVEQLFGAKVADVRTAAVRGKLKRQGRFVGRRSDWKKAYVRLQADQKVPEILEIA, encoded by the coding sequence ATGAAACTCACCGACGTCATCCGCCGGCCGCTCGTGACCGAGAAGAGCACGCTCCAGCGCGAGCTGGGCAACGTGCTCGCCTTCGAGGTGCACGTGGACGCCACCAAGGTGGAGATCAAGAACGCCGTCGAGCAGCTGTTCGGCGCCAAGGTGGCCGACGTGCGCACCGCGGCGGTGCGGGGCAAGCTGAAGCGGCAGGGCCGGTTCGTGGGTCGCCGCAGCGACTGGAAGAAGGCCTACGTTCGCCTGCAGGCCGACCAGAAGGTGCCCGAGATCCTGGAGATCGCGTAA
- the rplD gene encoding 50S ribosomal protein L4, which translates to MQLDVVNTSNQKVGALDLRDEVFGNRVRTDLIWEAVRHEQAEERRGTHATKTRGEVAGSGRKLWKQKGTGRARVSDVRNPIWRKGGTTLGPQPRDYGYAFPKKMARGALRDALAAKLRDGQVVVVDALAVSEPKTREAARLLKGLGHTRKTLVIDVAPADALVLSTRNLAGVKLVQANRVTARDVMDCAKVIASQAALTRLQEALA; encoded by the coding sequence ATGCAGCTCGACGTCGTCAACACCAGCAACCAGAAGGTCGGCGCGCTCGACCTGCGTGACGAGGTGTTCGGCAACCGCGTGCGCACGGACCTGATCTGGGAAGCCGTCAGGCACGAGCAGGCCGAGGAGCGCCGTGGCACGCATGCGACCAAGACGCGCGGCGAGGTGGCCGGCTCGGGTCGGAAGCTGTGGAAGCAGAAGGGCACCGGACGCGCTCGCGTGAGCGACGTGCGCAACCCGATCTGGCGCAAGGGCGGCACGACGCTCGGCCCGCAGCCCCGCGACTACGGCTACGCCTTCCCCAAGAAGATGGCCAGGGGCGCGCTGCGCGATGCCCTGGCGGCCAAGCTGCGCGACGGCCAGGTGGTCGTGGTGGACGCGCTGGCGGTGAGCGAGCCGAAGACGCGCGAGGCGGCGCGGCTGCTCAAGGGGCTGGGCCACACCCGCAAGACGCTCGTGATCGACGTGGCGCCGGCCGACGCGCTGGTGCTGTCGACGCGCAACCTGGCGGGCGTGAAGCTCGTGCAGGCCAACCGGGTGACCGCGCGCGACGTGATGGACTGCGCGAAGGTCATCGCCAGCCAGGCTGCGCTGACGCGCCTGCAGGAGGCGCTGGCCTGA
- the rplC gene encoding 50S ribosomal protein L3 gives MVTGIIGKKIGMTQVFGADGVVTPVTVIKAGPCVVVQTKTAQTDGYAAAQIGLVEDKPAKVSRGLQGHYAKANVPPTRVRREVGISGDGVTAGSEVLASALFADGEVVDVIGTSRGHGFQGVVKRHGFGGGAATHGSMFHRAPGSIGASSYPSRVVKGMRAAGHMGYDRVTVHNLKIVRVDGDNHLLLIKGAVPGPRNGIVLIRKARKAKPVRVPQVETKKGKK, from the coding sequence ATGGTGACGGGAATCATCGGCAAGAAGATCGGGATGACGCAGGTGTTCGGCGCTGACGGCGTCGTGACTCCGGTCACCGTGATCAAGGCCGGCCCCTGCGTGGTGGTCCAGACCAAGACGGCCCAGACCGACGGCTACGCCGCGGCGCAGATCGGCCTGGTCGAGGACAAGCCGGCCAAGGTGAGCCGCGGCCTGCAGGGGCACTACGCGAAGGCCAACGTTCCCCCGACGCGCGTGCGGCGCGAGGTGGGCATCTCGGGTGACGGCGTGACCGCCGGCAGCGAGGTCCTCGCCAGCGCGCTGTTCGCCGACGGCGAGGTGGTGGACGTGATCGGCACCTCGCGCGGCCACGGCTTCCAGGGCGTGGTCAAGCGCCACGGCTTCGGCGGCGGCGCGGCGACGCACGGCTCGATGTTCCACCGCGCCCCCGGCTCGATCGGTGCCTCGTCGTACCCGTCGCGCGTGGTCAAGGGGATGCGCGCGGCCGGGCACATGGGCTACGACCGCGTGACGGTGCACAACCTGAAGATCGTGCGGGTGGACGGCGACAACCACCTCCTGCTGATCAAGGGCGCCGTGCCCGGACCGCGCAACGGCATCGTCCTGATCCGGAAGGCCCGCAAGGCCAAGCCGGTGCGCGTGCCGCAGGTCGAGACGAAGAAGGGGAAGAAGTAA
- the rpsJ gene encoding 30S ribosomal protein S10: protein MSGFGEKIRIRLKAYDARVLDQSTTEIVDTARRTGARLAGPVPLPTEKNKWTVLRSPHVDKKSREQFEIRTHKRLVDIFEPTPQTVDALMKLDLPAGVDVEIKAFGKEHGK from the coding sequence ATGTCTGGATTTGGCGAAAAGATCCGCATCCGCCTCAAGGCGTACGACGCCCGGGTGCTCGATCAGTCCACCACGGAGATCGTGGACACGGCGCGTCGCACGGGGGCCCGGCTGGCGGGTCCGGTGCCGCTGCCCACCGAGAAGAACAAGTGGACGGTGCTGCGTTCGCCGCACGTGGACAAGAAGTCGCGCGAGCAGTTCGAGATCCGGACGCACAAGCGCCTGGTGGACATCTTCGAGCCGACGCCGCAGACGGTGGACGCGCTGATGAAGCTGGACCTCCCGGCGGGCGTGGACGTCGAGATCAAGGCGTTCGGCAAGGAACACGGCAAGTAG
- the tuf gene encoding elongation factor Tu: MAKEKFDRSKPHVNIGTIGHIDHGKTTTTAAITKVLSKHNPKVAFRSFDSIDNAPEERERGITIATAHVEYETANRHYAHVDCPGHADYVKNMITGAAQMDGGILVVAATDGPMPQTREHILLARQVGVPYLVVFLNKVDAVDDPELLDLVELEVRELLSSYGFPGDEIPIVRGSALKALEGDPEWEKTIDNLMEAVDNYVPLPERQIDKPFLMPVEDVFSISGRGTVVTGRVERGKVKVGEEIEIVGFGPTRKTVVTGVEMFKKLLDEGQAGDNIGALLRGIDKEAVERGQVLAKPGSITPHTKFKGEVYVLTKEEGGRHTPFFNGYRPQFYIRTTDVTGVAKLPEGVEMVMPGDNVTMEIELIGPVALEKGLRFAIREGGRTVGAGTITEILQ; encoded by the coding sequence ATGGCCAAAGAGAAGTTCGATCGTTCGAAGCCGCACGTCAACATCGGGACGATCGGCCACATCGACCACGGCAAGACGACGACGACGGCAGCGATCACCAAGGTGCTGAGCAAGCACAACCCGAAGGTGGCGTTCCGGTCGTTCGACTCGATCGACAACGCGCCGGAAGAGCGGGAGCGCGGCATCACGATCGCGACGGCGCACGTGGAGTACGAGACGGCCAACCGGCACTACGCGCACGTCGACTGCCCGGGGCACGCCGACTACGTGAAGAACATGATCACGGGCGCCGCGCAGATGGACGGCGGCATCCTGGTCGTGGCGGCCACCGACGGCCCGATGCCGCAGACGCGCGAGCACATCCTGCTGGCGCGGCAGGTGGGCGTGCCGTACCTGGTGGTGTTCCTGAACAAGGTGGACGCGGTCGACGATCCGGAGCTGCTGGACCTGGTGGAGCTCGAGGTGCGCGAGCTGCTCTCGAGCTACGGGTTCCCCGGTGACGAGATCCCGATCGTGCGCGGCTCGGCGCTCAAGGCGCTCGAGGGCGACCCGGAGTGGGAGAAGACGATCGACAACCTCATGGAGGCGGTCGACAACTACGTCCCGCTGCCGGAGCGCCAGATCGACAAGCCGTTCCTGATGCCGGTCGAGGACGTGTTCTCGATCTCGGGCCGAGGCACGGTGGTGACCGGGCGTGTCGAGCGTGGCAAGGTGAAGGTCGGCGAGGAAATCGAGATTGTCGGCTTCGGCCCGACGCGCAAGACGGTGGTGACCGGCGTCGAGATGTTCAAGAAGCTGCTCGACGAGGGCCAGGCGGGCGACAACATCGGGGCGCTGCTGCGCGGCATCGACAAGGAAGCCGTGGAGCGTGGGCAGGTGCTGGCCAAGCCGGGGTCGATCACGCCGCACACCAAGTTCAAGGGCGAGGTCTACGTCCTCACGAAGGAAGAGGGCGGCCGGCACACGCCGTTCTTCAACGGCTATCGTCCGCAGTTCTACATCCGGACGACGGACGTGACGGGCGTGGCCAAGCTGCCCGAGGGCGTCGAGATGGTGATGCCGGGCGACAACGTGACGATGGAGATCGAGCTCATCGGGCCGGTGGCGCTGGAGAAGGGCCTGCGGTTCGCCATCCGCGAGGGTGGCCGCACGGTGGGCGCGGGCACGATCACCGAGATTTTGCAGTAA
- the fusA gene encoding elongation factor G: protein MARQVPLSRTRNIGIMAHIDAGKTTTTERILFYTGITYKIGEVHEGTATMDWMEQEQERGITITSAATTCFWREHRINIIDTPGHVDFTAEVERSLRVLDGAVAVFDSVAGVESQTETVWRQADKYHVPRICFINKMDRIGANFERTVEQIKSRLQGNPCVLAFPIGSEDRFRGIVDVIRMKAVVYKDETMGADYVLEDIPADLQEQAAMYREQLLEKASESDDTLLEKYLGGEELTEAEIRAALRKRVNESVHQRSEAPFVPVLCGSAFKNKGVQPLLDAVVDFLPSPVDIPSIKGIAVDNAESVLERPADDKAPFSALAFKIMTDPFVGQLTFIRVYSGVMTSGSSVLNSTKGKTERIGRLLKMHANKREEIKEVYAGDIAAAVGLKSVMTGDTICDEKSPVILESMDFPEPVISLAIEPKSKSDQEKLGVGLGKLMAEDPTFRVKTDTQTGQTVISGMGELHLEIIVDRLKREFNVEANTGKPQVAYKETLTMAAEGEGRYVRQTGGRGQYGHAKIRLVPRQPGEGYLFENKIVGGVIPKEFIKPIDEGIKEALTTGVLAGFPIDDVGIELYDGSYHDVDSNEMAFKIAGSMAFKDAAKKARPVLLEPVMRVEVVVPKEFMGDIMGDISSRRGHIQSQEDLGGTQIVSSRVPLSEMFGYATDLRSRTQGRATYSMHFDRYEQAPNHVAEEVIARMQGTKQ, encoded by the coding sequence ATGGCTCGCCAGGTACCTCTCAGTCGTACGCGCAACATCGGCATCATGGCCCACATCGATGCCGGCAAGACGACCACGACCGAGCGCATCCTCTTCTACACCGGCATCACCTACAAGATCGGCGAGGTGCACGAAGGCACCGCGACGATGGACTGGATGGAGCAGGAGCAGGAGCGGGGCATCACGATCACGTCGGCGGCCACGACCTGCTTCTGGCGTGAGCACCGCATCAACATCATCGACACGCCCGGCCACGTCGACTTCACGGCCGAGGTCGAGCGTTCGCTGCGCGTGCTCGACGGCGCCGTCGCGGTGTTCGACTCGGTGGCCGGCGTCGAGTCGCAGACCGAGACGGTGTGGCGGCAGGCCGACAAGTACCACGTGCCGCGCATCTGCTTCATCAACAAGATGGACCGCATCGGCGCCAACTTCGAGCGCACGGTGGAGCAGATCAAGTCGCGCCTGCAGGGCAACCCCTGCGTGCTCGCCTTCCCGATCGGGTCCGAGGACCGCTTCCGCGGCATCGTCGACGTGATCCGGATGAAGGCCGTCGTCTACAAGGACGAGACGATGGGCGCCGACTACGTGCTCGAGGACATCCCGGCCGACCTCCAGGAGCAGGCCGCGATGTACCGCGAGCAGCTGCTCGAGAAGGCCAGCGAGTCCGACGACACGCTGCTCGAGAAGTACCTGGGCGGCGAGGAGCTCACCGAGGCCGAGATTCGGGCGGCGCTGCGCAAGCGCGTCAACGAGTCGGTGCACCAGCGGTCCGAGGCGCCCTTCGTGCCGGTCCTGTGCGGCTCGGCCTTCAAGAACAAGGGCGTGCAGCCGCTGCTCGACGCCGTCGTGGACTTCCTGCCCTCGCCGGTCGACATCCCGTCGATCAAGGGCATCGCGGTCGACAACGCCGAGTCGGTGCTCGAGCGCCCGGCCGACGACAAGGCGCCGTTCTCGGCCCTGGCGTTCAAGATCATGACCGACCCGTTCGTCGGCCAGCTCACGTTCATCCGCGTGTACTCGGGCGTGATGACCTCGGGCTCCTCGGTGCTCAACAGCACCAAGGGCAAGACCGAGCGCATCGGCCGCCTGCTGAAGATGCACGCCAACAAGCGTGAGGAAATCAAGGAAGTCTACGCGGGCGACATCGCCGCCGCGGTGGGCCTGAAGTCGGTCATGACCGGCGACACCATCTGCGACGAGAAGTCCCCGGTCATCCTCGAGTCGATGGACTTCCCCGAGCCGGTGATCTCGCTGGCCATCGAGCCGAAGAGCAAGAGCGACCAGGAGAAGCTGGGTGTCGGTCTCGGCAAGCTGATGGCCGAGGACCCGACGTTCCGGGTCAAGACCGACACGCAGACCGGCCAGACCGTGATCTCGGGCATGGGCGAGCTGCACCTCGAGATCATCGTCGACCGCCTGAAGCGCGAGTTCAACGTCGAGGCCAACACCGGCAAGCCGCAGGTCGCCTACAAGGAAACGCTGACGATGGCGGCCGAGGGCGAGGGCCGGTACGTCCGCCAGACGGGTGGTCGCGGCCAGTACGGCCACGCCAAGATCCGCCTCGTGCCGCGCCAGCCGGGCGAAGGCTACCTGTTCGAGAACAAGATCGTCGGCGGCGTGATCCCGAAGGAATTCATCAAGCCGATCGACGAGGGCATCAAGGAAGCCCTGACGACGGGCGTCCTTGCCGGCTTCCCGATCGACGACGTCGGCATCGAGCTGTACGACGGCTCGTACCACGACGTGGACTCGAACGAAATGGCGTTCAAGATCGCCGGCTCGATGGCGTTCAAGGACGCGGCCAAGAAGGCGCGGCCGGTGCTGCTCGAACCCGTGATGCGCGTCGAGGTGGTGGTGCCCAAGGAGTTCATGGGCGACATCATGGGCGACATCTCGAGCCGCCGCGGCCACATCCAGTCGCAGGAAGACCTCGGCGGGACGCAGATCGTGAGCTCGCGCGTGCCGCTGTCGGAGATGTTCGGCTACGCGACCGACCTGCGGTCGCGCACCCAGGGCCGCGCCACGTACTCGATGCACTTCGACCGGTACGAGCAGGCGCCCAACCACGTCGCCGAGGAAGTCATCGCCCGCATGCAGGGCACCAAGCAGTAG
- the rpsG gene encoding 30S ribosomal protein S7: protein MPRRREIAKREVTPDPLYNSTLVTKFIGSVMSDGKRSTAERILYKSFEMIQEKTGEEPLKVFKKAIDNTKPSLEVKSRRVGGSNYQVPIEVNVNRRLSLAIRWLVGYARSRGDGKTMEEKLANELLDASNMRGGAVKKREDTHRMAEANKAFAHYRW, encoded by the coding sequence ATGCCACGCAGACGAGAGATTGCCAAGCGCGAGGTCACGCCCGACCCGCTCTACAACAGCACGCTGGTCACCAAGTTCATCGGCTCGGTGATGAGTGACGGCAAGCGGAGCACCGCGGAGCGGATTCTCTACAAGAGCTTCGAGATGATCCAGGAGAAGACCGGCGAGGAGCCCCTCAAGGTCTTCAAGAAGGCCATCGACAACACGAAGCCGAGCCTCGAGGTGAAGTCGCGGCGCGTCGGCGGCTCCAACTACCAGGTGCCGATCGAGGTGAACGTCAACCGTCGCCTCTCGCTGGCCATCCGCTGGCTCGTCGGGTATGCCCGCTCGCGTGGCGACGGCAAGACGATGGAAGAGAAGCTGGCCAACGAGTTGCTCGATGCCAGCAACATGCGCGGCGGGGCCGTGAAGAAGCGTGAGGACACGCATCGCATGGCCGAGGCGAACAAGGCGTTCGCCCACTACCGCTGGTAG
- the rpsL gene encoding 30S ribosomal protein S12 has protein sequence MPTISQLVRKGREAVIDKTKSPALQESPQKRGVCVRVFTQTPKKPNSALRKVARVRLTNKIEVTTYIPGVGHNLQEHSLVLIRGGRVKDLPGVRYHVVRGTLDATGVANRRQGRSKYGAKRPKS, from the coding sequence GTGCCGACCATCAGTCAGCTTGTTCGCAAGGGCCGCGAGGCGGTCATCGACAAGACGAAGAGCCCTGCGCTGCAGGAGAGCCCGCAGAAGCGGGGCGTCTGTGTCCGCGTGTTCACCCAGACGCCCAAGAAGCCGAACTCGGCGCTCCGCAAGGTGGCGCGCGTGCGGCTGACGAACAAGATCGAGGTGACGACCTACATCCCGGGCGTCGGCCACAACCTGCAGGAGCACTCGCTGGTGCTCATTCGCGGTGGCCGCGTGAAGGACCTCCCGGGTGTCCGCTATCACGTCGTGCGGGGCACGCTGGACGCCACGGGCGTCGCGAACCGCCGGCAGGGCCGGTCCAAGTACGGCGCCAAGCGGCCCAAGTCGTAG
- a CDS encoding bifunctional 2-polyprenyl-6-hydroxyphenol methylase/3-demethylubiquinol 3-O-methyltransferase UbiG — MLIPTIEAACSTCGSREADEVGRSRDHEFATCDNEFVFVQCRACGLTYLRNRPAPETLGIIYPPSYYRYAAFLGPVTTRLRGLVQGSRVRMLRRWLAPGATVMEVGCGEGQLLQAIKADGDPSWRVVGVDISEEACAALRRTGLEMVCAQFEALAWPAGSVDLIIMNQVIEHLADPRACVARAAALLAPGGRLLIETPSVGSWDRDWVARDRWGGWHCPRHWSLYTRESLAGLLEQQGLAVERAEYLLSPFIWAHTLQNVVRDRPRWRWASGLLSERSVPALIVYGLLDTVQRWVTGRTSNMRVIARKS, encoded by the coding sequence ATGCTGATTCCGACGATCGAGGCCGCCTGCAGCACCTGCGGCAGTCGCGAGGCCGACGAGGTCGGCCGGTCGCGCGACCACGAGTTCGCCACCTGCGACAACGAGTTCGTGTTCGTGCAGTGCCGCGCGTGCGGGCTGACGTACCTGCGCAACCGGCCGGCGCCAGAGACGCTGGGGATCATCTACCCGCCGTCGTACTACCGGTATGCGGCCTTCCTCGGGCCGGTCACGACGCGGCTGCGCGGGCTGGTGCAGGGCAGCCGGGTGCGGATGCTGCGGCGGTGGCTGGCGCCGGGGGCGACGGTGATGGAGGTCGGCTGCGGCGAGGGGCAGTTGCTGCAGGCGATCAAGGCCGACGGCGACCCGAGCTGGCGGGTCGTCGGGGTGGACATCTCGGAGGAGGCGTGCGCGGCGCTCCGGCGCACGGGCCTCGAGATGGTCTGCGCGCAGTTCGAGGCACTCGCCTGGCCGGCAGGGTCGGTGGACCTCATCATCATGAACCAGGTGATCGAGCACCTGGCCGATCCCAGGGCCTGCGTGGCGCGGGCGGCGGCCCTGCTCGCTCCTGGTGGACGCCTGTTGATCGAGACCCCGTCGGTGGGGTCGTGGGACCGCGACTGGGTGGCCCGGGACCGATGGGGCGGGTGGCACTGCCCGAGGCACTGGTCGTTGTACACCCGCGAGTCGCTGGCGGGCCTGCTCGAACAACAGGGACTCGCGGTGGAGCGGGCCGAGTACCTGCTGAGCCCGTTCATCTGGGCCCACACACTGCAGAACGTGGTGCGTGACCGGCCGCGATGGCGCTGGGCGTCGGGGCTGCTCTCCGAGCGTTCGGTGCCGGCGCTGATCGTCTATGGGCTACTGGACACGGTGCAGCGCTGGGTCACGGGCCGGACGTCGAACATGCGGGTCATCGCGCGGAAATCCTGA
- a CDS encoding fatty acid desaturase, with translation MPALPPPPGVTYVHGLVKPAGLRVPRAWYEPVDAFGWRGVAALFGVLLAGIASLPWLIDRWGPVAIAPVVPVIGAYVYKLTILMHECCHRTLFRRKRLNDAVGLVASGFLITSYDAFCRLHWQHHRHCGTDEDGEESDYLTLQDASPASLVAHLLKPLLGVQAARMGLAALRGIVARPAAAASSAGGDAPARRHVPIVSPAAQLGAIVVVQLLIALLATAGGRRPWLVLAYPATAATFGLFFSRIRAFCEHVHVFRHEGECSVRSHLPNPVDRLFFYTLNMNLHVEHHLFPQVPACHLPRVREHLTETGYLQPGMTSRSILGTIRGVLADARARQRRAAA, from the coding sequence GTGCCCGCGCTGCCACCCCCGCCCGGGGTCACCTACGTGCACGGCCTCGTGAAGCCGGCGGGCCTGCGCGTGCCCCGCGCCTGGTACGAACCGGTCGATGCCTTCGGCTGGCGCGGCGTCGCCGCGCTGTTCGGCGTGCTCCTGGCCGGCATCGCGTCGCTGCCGTGGCTGATCGACCGCTGGGGACCGGTGGCGATCGCGCCGGTCGTCCCGGTGATCGGCGCGTACGTCTACAAGCTCACGATCCTGATGCACGAGTGCTGTCACCGCACCCTGTTCAGGCGGAAGCGGCTCAACGACGCGGTGGGACTGGTGGCGAGCGGCTTCCTGATCACGAGCTACGACGCGTTCTGCCGGCTGCACTGGCAGCACCACCGCCACTGCGGCACCGACGAGGACGGGGAAGAGTCCGATTACCTCACGCTGCAGGATGCCTCCCCGGCCAGCCTGGTGGCACACCTGCTGAAGCCGCTGCTGGGCGTGCAGGCGGCGCGCATGGGCCTGGCTGCGCTGCGCGGCATCGTCGCGCGCCCGGCGGCAGCGGCCTCGTCGGCAGGCGGGGACGCGCCGGCGCGTCGACACGTGCCGATCGTGTCGCCGGCCGCGCAGCTGGGCGCGATCGTGGTGGTCCAGCTGCTGATTGCGCTGCTGGCCACGGCGGGCGGGCGGCGACCCTGGCTGGTGCTGGCCTACCCGGCGACGGCGGCGACCTTCGGCCTCTTCTTCAGCCGCATTCGCGCATTCTGCGAGCACGTGCACGTGTTCCGCCACGAGGGCGAGTGCTCGGTGCGGTCGCACCTGCCCAACCCGGTCGACCGGCTGTTCTTCTACACGTTGAACATGAACCTGCACGTCGAGCACCACTTGTTCCCGCAAGTGCCGGCCTGCCACCTCCCGCGCGTCCGCGAGCACCTGACCGAGACGGGTTACCTGCAGCCCGGCATGACGTCGCGGTCGATCCTCGGGACCATTCGCGGGGTGCTCGCCGATGCGCGCGCCCGGCAGCGGCGGGCGGCGGCCTGA